Proteins encoded together in one Flavobacteriales bacterium window:
- a CDS encoding rhomboid family intramembrane serine protease, translating into MAAQRPTARCSTEGLSRAEVIVLLFQAFRTMKWGVAHLHPMRVVAITPRSAFSYGEEVVVDLDHEGFTAVSKFQQWTFVSGRKRHQRNLDALMDAFAEARVSTTPEIMAAELKELDESGAMQQDAATAHANEFHWRDIGSMFIPRREFFATPMLIDASVLVFIAMVASGVHVLSPTGADLLEWGANHRPYTLDGQWWRLLTCCFVHIGVFHLLLNMYALLMIGLHLEPLLGRWHIFALYGITGVFASLASLWWHDNTVSAGASGAIFGLYGVFLALLFTDLFHKDVRQNLLQSIGIFVVYNLIYGLKGGVDNAAHIGGLASGLALGGGLYFALKKPEHPGLHLAAWGAPLLVLGVCSGLVLRSIPVDDALFQKEITAFQVLEEKGLAPFKMPDVATANAQLILVQDSGLPAWREAVELMRRTDTLELSHEMARQRDLFTVYAEARLHTMELVEAALLKGVSEPDAEMQASFARIDSILSLINVE; encoded by the coding sequence ATGGCTGCCCAACGTCCCACCGCCCGGTGTTCCACCGAAGGCCTGTCGCGCGCGGAGGTCATCGTTCTGCTCTTTCAAGCCTTTCGCACGATGAAATGGGGCGTGGCGCACCTGCATCCCATGCGGGTGGTGGCCATCACGCCGAGGTCCGCATTCTCCTATGGCGAGGAAGTGGTCGTTGATCTCGATCATGAAGGGTTCACGGCCGTGAGCAAGTTCCAGCAATGGACCTTCGTTTCCGGCCGCAAGCGCCATCAACGCAACCTCGATGCCCTGATGGACGCCTTCGCCGAGGCGCGGGTGTCCACCACGCCGGAGATCATGGCCGCGGAACTGAAGGAGCTGGATGAGAGCGGAGCGATGCAGCAGGATGCGGCCACGGCCCATGCCAACGAGTTCCACTGGCGCGATATCGGCAGCATGTTCATTCCGCGAAGGGAGTTCTTCGCCACGCCCATGCTGATCGATGCGAGCGTGCTCGTCTTCATCGCCATGGTGGCCTCGGGGGTGCACGTGCTTTCTCCCACCGGTGCGGACCTGCTCGAATGGGGCGCGAACCACCGCCCCTACACACTGGACGGTCAATGGTGGCGGCTTTTGACCTGCTGCTTCGTACACATCGGTGTGTTCCACCTGCTCTTGAACATGTACGCCCTGCTCATGATCGGGCTTCATCTGGAGCCGCTCCTGGGCCGGTGGCACATCTTCGCGCTCTACGGCATCACGGGTGTGTTCGCCAGCCTGGCCAGTCTTTGGTGGCACGACAATACGGTCAGTGCAGGTGCCTCGGGGGCCATCTTCGGCCTGTACGGGGTTTTCCTGGCCCTGTTGTTCACCGACCTGTTCCACAAGGATGTGCGCCAGAACCTGCTCCAGAGCATCGGCATCTTCGTGGTGTACAACCTGATCTACGGCCTCAAGGGCGGAGTGGACAATGCCGCCCACATCGGCGGCCTCGCGAGCGGGCTCGCGCTCGGTGGAGGCCTCTATTTCGCGCTCAAGAAGCCGGAGCATCCGGGCTTGCACCTGGCCGCCTGGGGCGCACCCTTGCTGGTGCTGGGGGTGTGCTCCGGCCTCGTGCTGCGTTCGATCCCCGTGGACGATGCCTTGTTCCAGAAGGAGATCACCGCTTTCCAAGTCCTCGAGGAGAAGGGGCTCGCGCCGTTCAAGATGCCCGATGTGGCCACCGCAAACGCACAGCTCATCCTTGTGCAGGACAGCGGACTTCCCGCCTGGCGCGAGGCCGTAGAGCTCATGCGCCGGACGGATACGCTCGAGCTCTCTCATGAGATGGCCCGACAGCGCGACCTGTTCACCGTGTATGCCGAAGCCCGCCTCCACACCATGGAGCTCGTGGAGGCCGCACTGCTGAAAGGTGTTTCCGAACCCGATGCGGAGATGCAGGCCAGTTTCGCCCGGATCGATTCGATACTGTCCTTGATCAACGTAGAGTGA
- a CDS encoding CHAD domain-containing protein has product MPLIRKHRSPPAVDRVVQDLDRALAATIASPGPEEVHALRVALKRVRSLLRLARHTPGCGTPKRLRRRLDRLFDVAGRVRDRHVLLALLANEVPSRTSIGHFRTRLMKDAPKADDRLQRALRRHERMVEEVHAALAGGLGRSGPAAWRRALNKAINIDLRDAAEHLHRDDAADALHTVRKRIKHVVHALDLWPDRPLPRALVRLRQRCRGAEQLLGTRQDLVMLRDLLTGTRKGHAADPVLAARVTARLHRMERRVRSELNALLPEGADHFVPSTRSSSALRPKRKTASAGRVAAGRSTVTVKPAARRRSK; this is encoded by the coding sequence ATGCCGCTCATCCGCAAGCACAGGTCGCCGCCAGCGGTGGACCGCGTTGTGCAGGACCTGGACCGGGCGCTGGCCGCCACGATCGCGAGCCCGGGTCCGGAGGAGGTGCATGCCCTGCGCGTGGCCCTGAAGCGCGTGCGGTCGCTCCTGCGCTTGGCGCGGCACACACCCGGATGCGGCACCCCGAAGCGCCTGCGGCGTCGCCTGGACCGACTGTTCGACGTGGCCGGCCGCGTGCGCGACCGCCATGTGCTGCTCGCTTTGTTGGCGAACGAGGTTCCGTCCCGCACATCCATCGGCCATTTCCGAACGCGGCTGATGAAGGACGCACCGAAAGCCGATGATCGCCTTCAGCGTGCGCTCCGTCGGCATGAGCGCATGGTGGAAGAGGTGCACGCTGCGCTGGCCGGCGGCCTCGGACGGTCGGGCCCGGCCGCGTGGCGCCGCGCCCTGAATAAGGCCATCAACATCGACCTGCGCGATGCGGCCGAACACCTCCATCGGGACGACGCGGCGGATGCCCTGCACACCGTGCGCAAACGGATCAAGCACGTGGTGCATGCCCTCGACCTCTGGCCGGACCGCCCGCTCCCGCGCGCGCTGGTCCGCTTGCGGCAGCGATGCCGTGGCGCCGAGCAGCTGCTCGGAACGCGGCAGGACCTGGTGATGCTGCGCGACCTGTTGACCGGTACGCGCAAGGGACATGCGGCCGACCCGGTGCTCGCCGCGCGCGTTACAGCCCGGCTGCATCGGATGGAACGCCGCGTGCGCTCCGAACTCAACGCGTTGCTGCCCGAAGGGGCGGATCACTTCGTCCCGAGCACCAGGTCCTCGTCCGCCTTGAGGCCGAAGCGGAAGACCGCATCCGCCGGCAGGGTGGCCGCCGGCCGTTCCACCGTGACCGTGAAGCCCGCTGCGCGCAGGCGGTCGAAGTAA
- the recG gene encoding ATP-dependent DNA helicase RecG — translation MQPWSETPIEYLKGVGPQRGELFRKELGIATFSDLLHHFPFRYVDRSQFHPVKDAVEEGMAVQLKGTLTAIKQVGQKQGKRLTALLSDGTGSIELVWFKGVKWLVQLLREGVPYVVYGKVSVFKGRPNIAHPELESEEAWQVGGVTGLQPVYSTTEKAAAKGLHSRAIGKLTKVLVNLPDLHLPETLSAELVAWLGGMPRAQAFRQLHAPTDAQQLALATRRQKFEELFFIQLELIRQKKLVQERVEGQRFDRVGELLNRFYKEHLPFEPTNAQKRVVKEVRRDLGSGRQMNRLVQGDVGSGKTLVALLSMLIALDNGRQAALMAPTEILAQQHFATIGRMLKDMPVEVRLLTGSTKAAERRSLLAALRSGHIHILIGTHALLEDPVQFHDLGLVVIDEQHRFGVAQRARLWAKNTVPPHVLVMTATPIPRTLAMTLYGDLDVSVIDELPPGRRPVKTVHRFDSARNAVFAFLEDEIRKGRQVYVVYPLIEESEKSDLKDLTDGFEAISRRFPLPHYAVSIVHGRMDQPTKDIEMARFKKGETSILVATTVIEVGVDVPNASVMVIENAERFGLSQLHQLRGRVGRGAEQSFCILMTGEKLGSEARERIGTMVRTNDGFEIAEADLRLRGPGDLMGTQQSGLPELHLADLVHDVELLQQARAAAIRITDADPELRDPAQAAIARALDDRTKDKAVWGRIS, via the coding sequence ATGCAGCCGTGGAGCGAGACCCCCATCGAGTACCTCAAGGGCGTGGGGCCTCAGCGCGGTGAACTGTTCCGCAAGGAGCTCGGCATCGCCACCTTCAGCGACCTGTTGCATCACTTCCCGTTCCGCTACGTGGACCGGTCGCAGTTCCACCCGGTGAAGGACGCCGTGGAGGAAGGGATGGCGGTGCAGCTGAAGGGCACGCTCACGGCCATCAAGCAGGTGGGGCAGAAGCAGGGCAAGCGGCTCACCGCGTTGCTGAGCGATGGCACGGGCAGCATCGAGCTGGTGTGGTTCAAGGGCGTGAAGTGGCTGGTGCAGCTGCTGCGCGAAGGCGTGCCCTATGTGGTGTACGGCAAGGTGAGCGTGTTCAAGGGCCGGCCGAACATCGCGCATCCGGAGCTCGAGAGCGAGGAGGCCTGGCAGGTGGGCGGCGTCACGGGCCTCCAGCCGGTGTACAGCACCACCGAGAAGGCCGCCGCCAAGGGCCTGCACAGCCGCGCGATCGGCAAGCTCACCAAGGTGCTGGTGAACCTGCCCGACCTGCACCTGCCCGAGACCTTGAGCGCCGAACTGGTGGCCTGGCTGGGCGGCATGCCGCGCGCGCAGGCCTTCCGTCAGCTGCACGCCCCCACCGACGCGCAGCAGCTGGCGCTGGCCACGCGTCGGCAGAAGTTCGAGGAGCTGTTCTTCATCCAACTGGAGCTCATCCGCCAGAAGAAGCTCGTGCAGGAGCGGGTGGAAGGTCAGCGCTTCGACCGGGTGGGTGAGCTGTTGAACCGCTTCTACAAGGAGCACCTCCCCTTCGAGCCCACCAACGCCCAGAAGCGCGTGGTGAAGGAGGTGCGGCGCGACCTGGGCAGCGGCCGCCAGATGAACCGGCTCGTGCAGGGCGACGTGGGCAGCGGCAAGACGCTGGTGGCCCTGCTGAGCATGCTCATCGCGCTGGACAACGGGCGACAGGCCGCGCTGATGGCGCCCACGGAGATCCTGGCCCAGCAGCACTTCGCCACCATCGGCCGCATGCTGAAGGACATGCCCGTGGAGGTGCGCCTGCTCACCGGGAGCACGAAGGCCGCCGAACGCCGAAGCCTGCTCGCCGCCCTGCGCAGCGGTCACATCCACATCCTCATCGGCACGCACGCGCTGCTGGAGGACCCCGTGCAGTTCCACGACCTGGGCCTGGTGGTGATCGATGAGCAGCACCGCTTCGGGGTGGCGCAGCGCGCCCGGCTCTGGGCCAAGAACACCGTGCCGCCCCACGTGCTGGTGATGACGGCCACGCCCATCCCGCGCACCCTGGCGATGACCCTGTACGGCGACCTCGACGTGAGCGTGATCGACGAACTGCCGCCGGGCCGCAGGCCGGTGAAGACCGTGCACCGCTTCGACTCGGCGCGCAACGCCGTCTTCGCCTTCCTGGAGGACGAGATCCGCAAGGGGCGGCAGGTGTACGTGGTGTATCCGTTGATCGAGGAAAGCGAGAAGAGCGACCTGAAGGACCTGACGGACGGCTTCGAGGCGATCTCTCGCCGCTTCCCGCTTCCGCACTACGCGGTGAGCATCGTGCACGGCCGCATGGACCAGCCCACGAAGGATATCGAGATGGCGCGGTTCAAGAAGGGGGAGACGAGCATCCTGGTGGCCACCACGGTGATCGAGGTGGGGGTGGACGTGCCGAACGCGAGCGTGATGGTGATCGAGAACGCCGAACGGTTCGGGCTGAGCCAGCTGCACCAGTTGCGCGGCCGGGTAGGGCGCGGGGCGGAGCAGAGCTTCTGCATCCTGATGACCGGCGAGAAGCTCGGGTCGGAGGCGCGGGAGCGGATCGGCACCATGGTGCGCACCAACGACGGCTTCGAGATCGCGGAGGCCGACCTGCGACTGCGCGGCCCCGGCGACCTGATGGGCACCCAGCAGAGCGGGCTGCCGGAGCTGCACCTGGCCGACCTGGTGCACGACGTGGAACTTCTGCAGCAGGCGCGCGCCGCCGCCATCCGCATCACCGACGCCGACCCCGAGCTGCGTGATCCCGCTCAGGCGGCCATCGCCCGTGCCCTGGACGATCGCACCAAGGACAAGGCCGTGTGGGGCCGGATCAGTTGA